A window of the Thermoleophilia bacterium SCSIO 60948 genome harbors these coding sequences:
- a CDS encoding multicopper oxidase family protein — protein MAGASGAGAIAIGAYGITRAASDESFAAGSFAGEDSSFAGARGGPVNYVLRPAPASVDLGARSVETWSYGNGPVGPELRLKQGRRARIRVENRLPEPTSVHWHGIRLQNRMDGVPELTQAAIEPGESFIYEFTPPDAGTYFYHSHVGTQLDRGLLGPLVVEPADERLGYDREAILMLDDWLDGVDGASPDAVLSGLRESGMTMDMGDVKAPMSTSGGLARRLAAGRIDSGDVPHPLFLINGRTASFAPSVEAKPGDRVRLRLVNGAADTIFAVYVEEHDMTVTHADALEVEPQRTEALLLGMGERYDVLVDVRRSTRIVAVPLGKQGQPGVASLGPRRSARGARWVEMTKGWTLPARVLDPRMLIPAEDYRGGASSDLPVKLGMAAEGYAWTLNDESAPGIPPLEAERNEKLRVTFENTTMMPHPMHLHGHSFKLLGPNRRGAIKDTVLVAPMETVSVEFLADNPGRWAMHCHNVYHMEAGMMAELRVS, from the coding sequence ATGGCGGGGGCCTCAGGAGCCGGCGCGATCGCGATCGGCGCCTACGGGATCACCCGGGCGGCCTCGGACGAGAGCTTCGCGGCCGGCAGCTTCGCCGGCGAGGACAGCAGCTTCGCCGGCGCGCGAGGCGGGCCGGTCAACTACGTCCTGCGACCGGCGCCGGCATCCGTAGATCTGGGCGCTCGGAGCGTCGAGACCTGGTCCTACGGGAATGGCCCGGTTGGTCCCGAACTGCGTCTCAAGCAAGGCCGCCGGGCTCGGATCCGCGTCGAGAACCGACTGCCCGAGCCAACCTCGGTTCATTGGCACGGAATCAGGCTCCAAAACCGAATGGACGGCGTTCCCGAGCTGACTCAGGCGGCGATCGAGCCCGGCGAGTCGTTCATCTACGAGTTCACGCCGCCCGACGCCGGAACGTACTTCTACCACTCGCACGTCGGCACTCAGCTGGATCGCGGCCTATTGGGACCGCTGGTGGTCGAGCCCGCTGACGAGAGGCTCGGTTATGACCGCGAAGCGATCCTGATGCTTGACGACTGGCTCGACGGGGTCGATGGAGCTTCGCCGGATGCCGTGCTCTCCGGCTTGCGCGAGAGCGGCATGACCATGGACATGGGTGACGTCAAGGCTCCGATGTCGACCAGCGGCGGGCTGGCACGTCGATTGGCCGCCGGGCGGATCGACTCCGGCGACGTGCCGCATCCGTTGTTCCTCATCAACGGCCGTACGGCGTCGTTCGCGCCGTCGGTCGAGGCGAAGCCGGGAGACCGGGTCAGGCTGCGGCTCGTCAACGGCGCCGCTGACACGATCTTCGCGGTCTATGTCGAGGAGCACGACATGACTGTCACCCACGCCGACGCGCTCGAGGTCGAACCGCAGCGAACCGAGGCCCTGCTGTTAGGCATGGGGGAGCGATACGACGTGCTGGTCGACGTCCGCCGATCGACGCGTATCGTCGCCGTGCCGCTGGGCAAGCAGGGGCAACCGGGCGTCGCTTCGCTGGGCCCCCGAAGATCGGCGCGAGGCGCAAGATGGGTCGAGATGACCAAGGGTTGGACGCTTCCCGCGAGGGTGCTCGACCCTCGCATGCTGATCCCGGCGGAGGACTACCGTGGCGGAGCCTCCTCGGATTTGCCGGTCAAGCTCGGTATGGCGGCGGAGGGCTACGCATGGACGTTGAACGACGAGTCAGCACCCGGAATTCCGCCACTCGAGGCGGAGCGCAACGAGAAGCTGCGAGTCACCTTCGAGAACACGACGATGATGCCGCACCCTATGCACCTTCACGGGCACTCGTTCAAGCTTCTCGGGCCGAACCGACGCGGCGCGATCAAGGACACCGTCTTGGTGGCGCCGATGGAGACCGTCAGCGTCGAGTTCCTCGCCGACAACCCGGGACGCTGGGCGATGCACTGCCACAACGTCTACCACATGGAGGCCGGGATGATGGCCGAACTGCGGGTCAGCTGA
- a CDS encoding YHS domain-containing protein, whose translation MNEHAYRDVRTTSLSSSRSTFVFADLVGFSALTEAHGDQFAADVVEQFASRVATWLPAFGDGSLKPVGDAVMIRCIEPRGAVELSLALIARSAEVARFPSIRIGMHSGTAVERGGDWYGFSVNLAARVSRLASASEVLLTEQTVLDAGALPRVRLTTLGAQRFHNLATRVEVYRAERPDPPAGKRIDPVCRMPLSEGEALRRQEQDGVEYAFCSRRCERAFLADPDDFVNPVNI comes from the coding sequence ATGAACGAACACGCGTACCGCGACGTGCGCACGACTTCGCTGAGCTCGAGTCGCAGCACGTTCGTCTTCGCCGACCTCGTCGGCTTTAGCGCCCTGACCGAGGCGCACGGTGACCAATTCGCCGCGGACGTCGTCGAGCAGTTCGCGAGTCGAGTCGCGACATGGCTGCCGGCGTTTGGTGATGGTTCTCTGAAACCGGTCGGCGACGCGGTCATGATCCGCTGCATCGAGCCGCGCGGCGCCGTTGAGCTCTCGCTGGCGCTGATCGCCCGTTCGGCCGAAGTAGCCCGTTTCCCATCGATCCGTATCGGGATGCATTCGGGAACCGCGGTCGAACGGGGTGGGGACTGGTACGGCTTCTCCGTCAATCTCGCGGCCCGCGTCTCACGCTTGGCCAGCGCGAGCGAGGTCCTGCTCACGGAGCAGACGGTGCTGGATGCTGGGGCACTCCCACGGGTTCGGTTGACGACGCTGGGGGCTCAGCGGTTTCACAATCTCGCGACACGAGTCGAGGTGTACCGCGCCGAGCGTCCAGACCCCCCGGCCGGCAAGCGCATCGACCCCGTATGCCGGATGCCGCTCTCGGAGGGCGAGGCGCTACGCCGCCAGGAGCAAGACGGCGTCGAGTACGCGTTCTGCTCGCGGCGGTGTGAGCGCGCCTTCCTTGCCGATCCGGACGATTTCGTCAATCCGGTCAACATTTGA
- a CDS encoding GNAT family N-acetyltransferase → MSFALDRSERRRVRGELPARAVVVGTALGAATLTFALHHLPPLAGHAIEALGVALSFVALCAAVSARMWAPSSAVVEEVVLVESIATKELRRATLVDVDFMARTHAETLPRAFFVSLGQRFMRRYYATFIDSPYAEALVAAIADHRAGMVVGVLDPPLHARWVARNRGMSLALSALAALAVRPSAVSTFLRTRARRYAGAWRRYRDSAQTQATDDATRPAVLSHVAVSTGARHRGVGQSLVSGFEASAWHYGADWITLTTLSGSDGASDFYDLLGWRCRGPVRTFDGADVVEWSIARSAR, encoded by the coding sequence ATGAGCTTCGCTCTCGATCGAAGCGAGCGCCGGCGTGTTCGTGGTGAGCTCCCGGCACGCGCGGTCGTCGTCGGAACAGCTCTCGGCGCGGCAACCTTGACTTTCGCGCTGCATCATCTTCCTCCGCTGGCCGGGCACGCGATTGAGGCGCTTGGCGTGGCGTTGAGCTTCGTCGCGCTATGTGCCGCGGTCTCAGCCAGGATGTGGGCGCCTTCCAGCGCCGTGGTCGAGGAAGTAGTCCTGGTTGAAAGCATCGCGACGAAAGAGTTGCGGCGCGCGACGCTGGTCGATGTTGACTTCATGGCCCGAACGCACGCCGAGACTCTGCCGCGAGCGTTTTTTGTGTCCCTTGGGCAGAGGTTCATGCGCCGCTACTACGCGACCTTCATCGATTCGCCATACGCCGAAGCCCTCGTCGCCGCAATCGCGGACCACCGCGCCGGAATGGTTGTCGGCGTGCTGGATCCGCCCCTCCACGCCCGGTGGGTTGCGCGCAACCGCGGGATGTCGCTAGCGCTCTCGGCCCTCGCTGCCCTCGCAGTTCGGCCCTCGGCGGTGTCGACCTTCCTCAGAACCCGCGCGCGGCGCTACGCGGGCGCATGGCGACGTTACCGAGACAGCGCCCAGACCCAAGCGACGGACGATGCGACACGCCCGGCGGTCCTGAGCCATGTAGCGGTGTCCACGGGCGCGAGGCATCGTGGGGTCGGGCAAAGCTTGGTGTCCGGATTCGAGGCGAGCGCGTGGCACTACGGAGCTGACTGGATCACGCTGACCACCCTCTCGGGATCCGATGGCGCAAGCGACTTCTACGACCTGCTGGGTTGGCGCTGCCGCGGTCCCGTCCGGACGTTCGACGGTGCCGATGTCGTGGAGTGGTCGATCGCACGGAGCGCGCGGTGA